The sequence below is a genomic window from Methylotuvimicrobium alcaliphilum 20Z.
ATTTTATTTATCAACAGCGAATCGGGCCTTTCAAATTTTGGAGCCATGAAGTGCGTCTGACAGAACAAGACCAAGGCGTTGTTTTAGAAGATGTCATGTTTTATGCGATGCCTTTGGGTTGGCTAGGCGTTATACTCAATCAATTATTGATTGCCGACAGACTCGACCGGATTTTTGCGGTCCGGCGGGACTATATCGAGGCAAAATGGGGGAGTGATGATTAAACGGGAGATATTGATAATGCTATGTTTTGCGTGGTTCATTAAAAATGCTCAGGCAGAAAGCGCGCCTGGCTTGGTAGACGGTCACTTGAAAAATTGCCCGGGTTCGCCTAACTGTGTGAACAGTGAACAGGACGATATTGAACCGATAGCCTTCGGCGACCTTTCGGCGGATGAGGCCTGGCAAAAGCTGCAGCAGGCAATTAGCGGTGAAGGGGGCGAGTTGAAAAGTGTTTCCGGCGACTATCTCTGGGCGATTTTCAAAACGCCGATGCTGCGTTTTACCGATGACGTCGAAGCTAGACTCGATTCCGGTAATCGGCAAATTCATTTGCGTTCCGCATCGCGTGTCGGTTATTCCGACTTTGGAGTCAACCGTAGGCGTCTGGAATCGATTAAAAACCGTTATCAGCGGTTGTCGAAAACAGCAGATCGATAGCGCATGGATATAGCGCCATGGAGAGACTATGATGAAAGAACACGCACATAAAATCAGGGTTGGCATCAGCAGTTGCCTGCTTGGCGAGGAAGTCCGTTTTGACGGCGGTCATAAAAGCAATGCCTATATTCGTAAGACCTTGAGCCACTATTTCGAGTTTGTGCCTTTTTGTCCGGAGGTTGAGAGCGGCATGAGTATTCCACGCCCGACGATTCAGCTCAGATATACCGACCGA
It includes:
- a CDS encoding DUF1499 domain-containing protein gives rise to the protein MLCFAWFIKNAQAESAPGLVDGHLKNCPGSPNCVNSEQDDIEPIAFGDLSADEAWQKLQQAISGEGGELKSVSGDYLWAIFKTPMLRFTDDVEARLDSGNRQIHLRSASRVGYSDFGVNRRRLESIKNRYQRLSKTADR